The sequence tacagaaattattgtcatatttttggctcttcagtggggttgaacacattaatatacctaaagtagtcatatgttcagactcattttcagtactatcaagtttaaagagtggtgaagcttctactagacaagacattttgtcaggcattttacagagtttgttcagaatacaagcaaaaacaaagatttattttgtatggatacccacacatataggtaatgaaggtaatgaaagtaagacatcttatttaatactccaatgagtaaattagaaagaaaaggtctaattaaaaaataagtaaaaataaaaagatacgtgtcaaattaaatgtgttggttagaataaaggccagcatttatataatattcaaagaacagttggaaatgaaaggagaatttttgggaatagaagggaagatctcgccatagaattggacacattgcacttaatcagtcattatttataagatgaaatacatgtgtctggactttgtgttgaatgtgatattgtgaaacagttgaacctattttaataaaatgtaaaagatatgacaacggaagattacaacttacagaagcatttaatatagcaataaatcagatctcattttagattttgttaaataaaaatgtggctattgaaatgtttcacagaataagcatgggagAAGGaaagtacgtgtgtgtgtgtgtgtgtgtgtgtgtgtgtattgaggctTGAAAAAAACAACGTAGACTACACTTGTTTGTATGacctgtgtgcatttgtgtttaaaaaatcaccttgtgaataaaaatgataaatgtaattaaaataaaaatcctatatatatataaaaccccctttgaaattagttagtttcacaagccagttacaagcatttcaaaacccgttagatgtttttacaaccccttgatgtctaactgatatgcacGCACCAGGAATCACACAGACAGCGGACACATTCGCGTTTTGGTGcttgagatgacgtctggtttatttactagataacgcgacacaagcttgacagaaggaaattgtgtgtgtgtgtgtgtgtgtgtgtgtgtgtgtgttaattgacatagcttgagaaattaagcttgacaaaaataaaagatttatcgacggagatagtctagatttagactagtcgtagattaaagtaattaacttaacacattaaaaacaaataacgctttttcaaccatgttttttttttatttattttttattttttaagactagcctaaaagtaaataaaaatcatataggcctacatcatttaaaaagtaaaaattgaccacatgtttaaacggatataaagttttcacttattaaggactgatgtctatttattaaaaactacttagtttaattattgtaacatttaaatctatttgatgCTGCTATCACACCTACAGCctggccctctctagcgctggaggcgtggtttatttccggagcattcccgaacctcattctgagtgtgtcttcgtgctgtgaggttgttttacggacgcttcgcaactctgccggaggatcgtttttttctattgtttaacagtctagattttaaaaattgtagttagtggtaaagtacagcatagttttgacaagtatcttgtgctggtgttttaaagacgtgtccgatgtattttctttgagatcagcctaaatgcctaagttaccttttttttttcttttgttttaacttttcacccgacgtgacaaacgcctactttctcggtttataacattgctttacgttagcttctttttttttgtttgagtcgagctaacgttaccggagacgtcgtaacactttgctgtgagatctttttttttttttttttttttttcttttgtttaactctttcagtaaaattttagttagtggtaaagtacaacatagttttgacaagtatcttgtgctggtgttttaaagacagggtccgatgtattttctttgagatcagcgtaaatgcctaccatcttttttcttttgttttaacttttctctaacatcgtgacaaaactcctacttttctggtttgtatcgcagctttacattcgtttctttttttcagtttgaggtaaggtacaaatgctaaaactattacctagttttctttattttctagctggtaacaaaacaccatttttaaattgtaatgctacaagctctcacatctttttcacgtattgcttaacgaaaacatatctgatagttttgacttgtttagttgtttcagataaataaccagtaacctagttttatttttatttcatttgtaacaactttaacaacgttgttACACTTTTCCAAATatgaaaacgatcattacattgtttccattgctgctatgcgtttataacctttttcttgaaatgcactgtgtatttaaaaccttaataaaatcttcccttacaccattttcatgatttcgcccttttcagagtttaaaaaaagcacatagcttcccaacacttctccctcccaccgaaattcctccttgggttcataagttcatatttaggtcactggctgtacagggaggggaggggggtgtacaaacaggtgtccagaacagatggcttttatgaccctcatcaatcaaattttttgagacaagCCATACTTTACCCTCTCTTAGGCGATTTCGGAAGGCTTGCAATAGCAAGCTAGTTTTGAAAGCATAAGATTCCACCCTGCCTGCAAATAACTCTACAAAGCCACACCTCCTTCAAAACACATGAATGCTCACAGGCAATGAATTGTGCACTGTCAGTTAACaccatgaaaaagaaaaagaaaaagaaaataaataataatacatgtttggaatgatatgaggttgagaaaatgatgacagtgtaagggaaacaggtcaatttagatcaaagggaatcatttaagactttaaagggaatttgaacagaatcactgtttcacggctgatcactgagacgccctgtgattcactgaacgagccgtttaagataaaatctgcactggatattaatatccaaagtatagtgaaaacactataaattagcacagtaacaagatcggcatcAATCagatgtgtgtaggatgcaccatatataaactattaagtttgcttattaaagcgtttaaactaaactctcagAAGTTTGGAGACACGCGATCACGTGGACATTACGCTAATTACATGCAAGGGCCGGAGAACGGGGGCGTAGGCCCCGCCCAAGAgaatatctgattggctgtcgcactaagaagaacgggtcagatggacacgcttataacccaatgacaGGCTTTTTGCCTCAGCTTTTTTTGCCTCACTTTTTGCCCTGCTTGCAGTGACTTGGGCTCTTGCCTATGgtttgtgctgacctttccatcgtcccgcgtgtactcttcaaaccatcaagagctcactcaaaactcatcaactcttccgtaAGATCCTTCGCTGAACTTCGTCAACCCTCTCAGAGTCGCTCCAGACTTAGTGGAAACTCCGTTGCATAGCAACACGCAATCCAAGAAGTCTCGCAAACGAAGCGCCACCCGGCAAAGCCAACCAACCAATCACCATCGATTGCTGTCCCTCAGAACGCATCATTGACagactgccagccaatcagcgccAGAGAATTTCTCTCCAACAACTTCgttacaagttactgccttaaactgtagattctgttaccttgctcataatcagttatcaaattttatgatattattaccATAGGCCACAGGAtgatattttgtccagaattgataaaatacactaatctcaatttatcggtggacgaataattgataaagtgttaaatattaattctgaataatttgcatactaatttggttcttattcactgtaattcaatcccctttgagttatattgatcttaattcccttattaatcttacaagacaataacttgtaagcacaaaacacaagatacttctcttttcaatatgaataaggatttattagataaatctaagacatataaactaatctaacacataagcacacgcactcagaCATTCATATAAGTTGCAGGAATATACAAAggtagggaagaatgagtttaagagaatgaaaatgtgaagtcccaagtttacagcaatatgtgaaattgcatagacatgaacagccatcaatcacttaattaaccctcgcattgagttcctcaatgaggttaaaattatattagatacaccagtacaaatgtctgaaggtactacttgcgtctcctgtgtaaagggggttccatttgttgtcattgaaagggggtttcccgatgtcgctgattggctggaagttcagtagttgctgaagtgacgtcttgggaagcctgtGGTTGGGAGCTGGCTGAAGatgcggagttgtgtgggctggttgaagttgaacgggcactcgaggtcagactcggggacacggcattacaaaacttatctcagaacacaaaactctcaacggaaaagaaaagaaacgaaagtaaaagtacagaagTAAAGTTTAATGAGACTAGGtggtttcttctcatcgtggcgaagtagcagcaggcgtgcaggccgaagcacgctggaaccgcgctcaaataacagtgatgactaaaagtaTCGCTAGAAGCAAAatctaggaagcaaagctacaagctaaaagtatactaaaagcaggcatgactaatagcagaagcaaagctgaaAGCTAAAAGAAATAAtgttatggtgtcctgagtatttaaactggcctgttggccacacctcaaatgttgtcttgaccaattagatatcgtCTTTGCTCgaggtatcataaatcatatgttatcttatcaagcatgtgttCCGAATTTCcctgctcttgcagggtctaattttggacatgattcctataacaagaatatgatacatttgacaaataactgatggtcaggactgtttcaagctaagaAATTCAAGCacaaacatactaaacatgaatatgaatccttaagctatcccatagttattaaaagacatacacaataagtgattataaacatgatagtcaaatgtgtaggttacatataaatgaatatggagtcaagcgatggactgatattcatttctttttgagttcattaaaagacagtttctgtgccattctctgacataaggaATTTCAGTCtagttctgctaggtggggggaagtcaatccaaggatcttgtttattagtctcatgggtttacatgtccTGGCCGGCGTTGCATCTTGAtaacttgccccaaatttgacaatctcttctccaaattgaaattgtcaataattgttttagtggtgttaatgttgaaagctgttctgtgaaagagttggttggttggttatcttgcttctgactctGTGGCACGGAATGATTTACAACCTgttgttgcctttctgaggaattcagctcgtgtttcaaccatagtcctgatcgactctttaatttgtctgattcgggtcagataCGCTACAACAGAATCACTTTAAAAGTGTAGTTTACTGCATAATATGCTTTGAACATATGTGACCATGGATCCCAAAACCAgtctcaaagggttagttcacccaaaaatctaaatgatgtcattaataactcaccctcatgtcgttccaaacccgtgagacctccgttcatctttggaaaacagtttaagatatttagtccgagagctctcagtccctccattgaaactgtgtgtacggtatactgtccatgtccagaaaggtaagaaaaacatcatcaaagtagtccatgtgacatcagacggtcagttagaatttgttgaagcatcgaaaaatacattttggtccaaaaatagcaaaaactacgactttattcagcattgtcttctcttccgggtctgttgtaagcatgttatgagcgcgggtaaaccgagggcttgaatgaaggccaatcatcaccaatgacgtcattacagtgcaaaagaaccggtgaaccgatttcttcaaccggtttattgaatcgaactgtccgatagaactactggtgatccgaaaaccgatgcaaccggttcttgactcgagaacggctcggtgttcatcttcagttctctcttcacagcagttcagtcagtgtactgtttgagtaaatgaattactccgggatattggtttattttaactcagagggagtgtcagccacgttaaaaaagttaacagcttaagtcatttgtggattaatgcttattggagacgcgaaccgtttcaaacgattcagttcgatttggtgaactggttcaaaaagatccggttacatcgagtgattctttgtgaactggatatcactacacttcagtgttttgaaatctcacaacagacacggaagagaagacaatgctgaataaagtcgtagtttttgttatttttggaccaaaatgtattttcgatgcttcaacaaattctaactgaccctctgatgtcacatggactactttgatgatgtttttcttacctttctggacatggaccgtataccgtaaacacagtttcaatgaagggactgagacCTCttggactaaatataaaatatcttaaactgtgttccgaagataaacggagatctcaagggtttagaacgacatgagggtaagtcatttatgacataatttagatttttgggtgaactaacccaaagtgtcaattttgtgaaatgtatacataatctgaaagctgaataaataagcttcccattgatgtatgtaaatactgagaaaactgcctttgaagttgtccaaatgaattcttagcaatgcatattactcatcagaaattaagttttgatatatttatgataggaaatttactaaatatcttcatggaacatgatctttagttaatatcctaatgatttttggcataaaagaaaaataggtaACTTTGACccgtacaaggtttttttttttttttttttttttttttttgctattgataAATATATTCCCCAGCGATTTGGTGATTTCAAGTAAACATTTTGAATAGTTACTAAAACTGGTAAAAGGAAAAGCACTAAAGGCTATACTGATTAGATGGCTCActgtgaattatattttattttaaaaaaacgaTAAAGTAACACAGTATTACTTTGCTCTAAGCTTGTCCACCAGCATTTCTGAGTCTGAAGACTGAACTGAGTGACATCATGACCGGGGATGTGACTCTCAGGTGTAACGTCTCAGACGGCAGACAGTGGAACTACACCTGGTTCATGAACGGACAGCAGCTCAATGGATCCTCAGATGTACTCAAAGTGACAGGAAATGAAGAAACTATCAAAAGTGAATTCAAGTGCAAGGGAATAAACACAGAGAGACCGCTGTACTCTGCTCTGAGTGACGGCTTCGTAGCCAATTATATTTGTGAGTAATGGGAATTATTAAACCTGTTTCATATAGTGTATAGATGTGAATAACTTGTGCATTAGAGTGCACTTGTGCGTCagaatcctttaaaaaaaaaaaatagtttatagattttattttcaatgagattatatatattttgtcaacATTACagacaaaacagacaaaaaaaaaaaaagaaaactcttataaatatattatataatgcaaTGTTCGGAGGAAATGTTGATTTAACTCACTTTATCTAAATGTGTGCATTTCCctcattattacagtatttaaaagGAATATACTGCTGGCCATCTCAGGATGTCTTGTCTGTTGTATTGTTATCCTGATCATTGGATGCATCATTCTAAAAATCACCCATAAACCAGGTACAATCAGCCATTAATACATATACTTCTGAAATTAAGCTTCTTTATGCTGTTGGTCTTGCATGCAGTGTTATTCATACCAAGCACCAGTAACGAGCCTTGTGTAACCAATTGCTCAGACTACAAATACTGTAGAATCACTTCTGTTTACATTTAGTTTGAATCTCTCAATATATGCACATTAGTGTAAACAGGGTTTTATTTACTGATATTTACAGTTGGTCTATAATTTACACTCAGCGTAAACACCATTTACACTCTAgtactgtcacgatcattagatggagtgcccatgaacttcagtagagagcactccaatcaggaccatttcacatcaaccaccagatgtcactcagactctagcacctctcatctgttgcaccacacccgaactacattcctcatgagtcactgcatcacaatcaccctgccacacctgcacatcattcatcagccaatttccttgccacacctgcacctcatttacacacacataaaagcagcacacgcactcccactctctgcgaagtcttgtttagccagtctgacatttctgagcgttttccctgtgtttgttattcctgtgttttgacctttggactgtttattccgactctgattctccactgcctgtcccgatctctgcttgtttctggttacgattctggttatccctgacacacctgacgccattcctgatctctggctgtatgaccattctgtttaataaatgctgcatatggatccgaacgcctccgactccttgttacagaagacttcgccaaaccaggatccagcagctttaaggagtaaatccaggtcagccatgaatccagtaagccaacttatgcgtttacgtcagggaattaggcccatcgaggactatgtcCTATGGaccatttatctatcatggacgagatgtgcctgatgatatttttttgtggtggcctatctgagccgcttggctcactcatgcctttgcatgatcctcactggactctgcagtattatattgatctggcactccaactgagcagctctgcatatactgtgggtgttgtggaggaggaacacagcacttttgcagtatccaccactcctgagccttgtcctgttatggccgccagcccagctcctctgcacaagatggccgccagcccagagcctctgcacaagatggccgccagcccagcgctactgcacaagatggccgacagcccagcgccactgcacaagatggccgccagcccagcgacactgcacaagatggccgccagcccagcgacactgcacaagatggccgccagcccagcgacactgcacaagatggccgccagcccagcgacactgcacaagatggccaccaacccagcaacactgcacaagatggctccagccccgtcgactttccagagtcaagtcaggtccccgtcgactttccagagtcaggtcaagtcactactaacacccaaaagtcaagtaaaacaacagttaaatttcatgagtcgagtcaggttccagtgagctctccagagtcgagtcaggttccagtgagctctccagagtcgagtcaggttccagtgagctctccagagtcgagtcaggttccattgagctctccagagtcgagtcaggttccagtgagctctccagagtcgagtcaggttccagtgagctctccagagtcgagtcaggttccagttgaccctccagagtctagtcaggttccagttgaccctccagagtctagtcaggtgctcgtggaccctccggagtcagggctagtcaccgttgaccttccggagtccgggttagtcaccgttgaccttccggagtccgggttagtcaccgttgaccttccggaatcagggctagtcaacgttgaccttccagagtcaggactagtcaacgttgaccttccagactcaggactagttaccatggactttccagagccaaggctagtcaccgttgacctttcagagtcaagtcaagtcaccggtggccttcaaggacagagtcaagtcaccggtggccttcaaggacagagtcaagtcaccggtggccttcaaggacagagtctagtcacagtcgttcttcatgagcaaagtcaagtcatcaacgatcttcatgagcaaagtcaagtcatcaacgatcttcatgagcaaagtcaagtcatcaacgatcttcatgagcaaagtcaagtcattaacgatcttcatgagcaaagtcaagtcatcaacgatcttcatgagcaaagtcaagtcatcaacgatcttcatgagcaaagtcaagtcaccaacgatcttcatgagcaaagtcaagtcaccattaacctccgtgaacaaagtcaagtcacagctgatcctcaggaaccaagtcagatcaccaacgatcttcatgagcaaagtcaagtcaccaatgatcttcatgagcaaagtcaagtcaccattgatcttcatgagcaaagtcaagtcaccattaacctctgtgaacaaagtcaagtcacagttgatcttcatgagcacagtcaagtcaccagtgatcttcatgagcacagtcaagtcacagctgatcttcatgaacccaatcaaatcaccacagatctaccagagcctcgtcacatctcagccgcacttccagagctctcgtcctattctgtcacggccatggaggccgtctatgagctctcattcattctgGTCATGGttacggaggtcctccatgaactcaccgcctgccctgtcacggccatggaggccagctaccatctcatcacggccacggaggccgctattaacctgttatTGTtccctgtttcagtcccacctgaccatACTTGCTTTCCTGTGCCAtcaactccactgtggtggtcctctgctccgccctggtgggcctctgtcatGTCTGCTCAactatggtggtcctctgctccaccctggtgggcttctgtcccctcttctcagctgtggtggtcgtctgctccgccctggagggcttttgtctcctcttctcagctgtggtggtcgtctgccccaccctggtgggctccaacgccacctgctctgccttggtggacccctgttcccaagttaggcccatggcgggttCCTGTTCCCGAattaagcccatggcgggtccctgtttcccctgtcaggcccaggaagggcccttgtttcccatgtcaggtccaggagaggctcctgatctccatgttaggcctagttctgcctgctctgccccggtcctCGACCACTGCACTTCGTCATGGACCTGgcccctccgtccctccccctgttccgcctccgctccaccgccctcctagagtgttttgagcatctggaagccgctcctttgggggggggggctatgtcacgatcattagatggagtgcccatgaacttcagtagagagcactccaatcaggaccatttcacatcaaccaccagatgtcactcggactctagcacctctcatctgttgcaccacacccgaactacattccccatgagtcactgcatcacaatcaccctgccacacctgcacatcattcatcagccaatttccttgccacacgtgcacctcatttacacacacataaaagcagcacactcactcccactctctgcgaagtcttgtttagccagtctgacatttccgagcgttttccctgtgtttgttattcctgtgttttgacctttggactgtttattccgactctgattctccactGCCTGTCCCGatttctgcttgtttctggttacgattctggttatccctgacacacctgacgccattcctgatctctgcctgtatgaccattctgtttaataaatgctgcatatggatccgaatgcctacgactccttgttacaagtaCACTTAAATCGCTgcttgaattaaaatataaaattgctTTTAAACACTTTGACACCCATTTGATGTAGATTCAGGCATCTTGAATTTGTTGTCatagactaccattcaaaagtctcttctactcaccaaggctgcatttttaaggattattcaataaatagaaagttaaaagaacagcatttatttgaaatagaaaacattttgtaacattataaaagtctttactgtcaattttgataaaTTTAGTGCAACACTTAGTGAACCCAATCTTTGAAACAGTAACTAGAAATGCAAtagcacatacagtacagtaaagAGGACAATCAGTTATTATTGTTGCGATTGTCTAACATGGTCACATTTTACACTCAGCATTATCTTGaagtggggggaagtcaatccaaggatcttgtttataagtctcatgggtttacatgtccTGGCCGGCGTTGCATCTTGATAACTTGCCcgaaatttgacaatctcttctccgaattgaaattgtcaataattgttttaGTGGTGTGTTTTTAGTTACATTTTacataatgtacaaatattttaatttctaatCATCAGAGGTAAAAGAAACTCCAGAGGATTTGTTTTTCTCAATGACAGACTCCAAGAACCGTAAGtgttgctgtatgtgtgtgtgtgtgtgtgtgtgtgtgtgtgtgtgtgtgtgtgtgtgtgtgtttgtgtctgtgtgaagAATTTCTCTGTAATTTATATGggtttttgattacttttcagaAATTATTTCACCCATGAAAGAGTACATGAACAACAGACAAACAGAGCTGGAGGGTATGTGCTTTTACTAACATTACAATAAAATGATTTACTAATATACTATTTCCCAAACATTATACTTCGTAAAAAATATTAAGTGATTCCAAGTGAACAAGTTTTGGCTCTTATTACAAGCCAAAAGTATGATTTTGTAAAAAGTACTGTAAAAGTAATTTCCACACTCTCTCTGTATTCATCCAGAATCTCAGGAAAAAGCAGAACTAATCTCTGACTGTGCGTCAGCTGTTCACGAGGACAGTGTGATTAAAGGTAAGAGACCTAACAAATGGGTCCCCTATCGAT is a genomic window of Carassius carassius chromosome 46, fCarCar2.1, whole genome shotgun sequence containing:
- the LOC132128916 gene encoding uncharacterized protein LOC132128916 isoform X1 encodes the protein MSGVGWEYRWHKDSKPLIANSELTIDAVSLTDTGDYHCKAQRGDFSVDSETLQVRVQACPPAFLSLKTELSDIMTGDVTLRCNVSDGRQWNYTWFMNGQQLNGSSDVLKVTGNEETIKSEFKCKGINTERPLYSALSDGFVANYILFKRNILLAISGCLVCCIVILIIGCIILKITHKPEVKETPEDLFFSMTDSKNQIISPMKEYMNNRQTELEESQEKAELISDCASAVHEDSVIKESQEKAELISDCASAVHEDSVIKDEETSASVANGLTSFKGL
- the LOC132128916 gene encoding uncharacterized protein LOC132128916 isoform X2, which translates into the protein MSGVGWEYRWHKDSKPLIANSELTIDAVSLTDTGDYHCKAQRGDFSVDSETLQVRVQACPPAFLSLKTELSDIMTGDVTLRCNVSDGRQWNYTWFMNGQQLNGSSDVLKVTGNEETIKSEFKCKGINTERPLYSALSDGFVANYILFKRNILLAISGCLVCCIVILIIGCIILKITHKPEVKETPEDLFFSMTDSKNQIISPMKEYMNNRQTELEESQEKAELISDCASAVHEDIVIKESQEKAELISDCASAVHEDSVIKDEETSASVANGLTSFKGL
- the LOC132128916 gene encoding uncharacterized protein LOC132128916 isoform X3, giving the protein MSGVGWEYRWHKDSKPLIANSELTIDAVSLTDTGDYHCKAQRGDFSVDSETLQVRVQACPPAFLSLKTELSDIMTGDVTLRCNVSDGRQWNYTWFMNGQQLNGSSDVLKVTGNEETIKSEFKCKGINTERPLYSALSDGFVANYILFKRNILLAISGCLVCCIVILIIGCIILKITHKPEVKETPEDLFFSMTDSKNQIISPMKEYMNNRQTELEESQEKAELISDCASAVHEDSVIKDEETSASVANGLTSFKGL